One segment of Panicum virgatum strain AP13 chromosome 3K, P.virgatum_v5, whole genome shotgun sequence DNA contains the following:
- the LOC120700936 gene encoding uncharacterized protein LOC120700936, with amino-acid sequence MHGFSTAIKNQLSFNKMIETQLTQVAAAIPPAMENVKAITTRGGKTTQDPPYPKHANRKKASLMAEEPPREEEPEKVHEGKMAPHEFYDTQVLSFPMRAKKPNTNDQFNRFVEVIQQVNINVPLMDAMEVPTYAHYLKDIINNKRPLPTTEVIQLTEACSAAILQQLPEKKKDPGCPTIICSIGAQSFDKALCDLGASVSVMPKAVFDQLNHSVLTPTPMQLQLADSLV; translated from the coding sequence ATGCACGGCTTCTCCACTGCCatcaagaaccagctgagtttcaacaagatgattgaAACTCAACTAACTCAAGTGGCTGCCGCCATCCCCCCTGCTATGGAGAATGTTAAGGCGATCACGACACGGGGAGGTAAAACTACTCAAGATCCGCCTTATCCTAAACATGCCAACAGGAAGAAGGCAAGCCTGATGGCAGAAGAACCACCTCGAGAGGAAGAACCCgagaaggttcatgaaggaAAAATGGCTCCGCACGAATTCTATGACACCCAAGTATTGTCGTTCCCTATGAGGGCAAAGAAACCAAATACAAATGACCAGTTCAACCGATTTGTTGAGGTGATCCAGCAAGTGAACATCAATGTGCCTTTGATGGATGCGATGGAGGTTCCAACCTACGCCCACTACCTTAAGGACATAATTAACAACAAGCGGCCTCTGCCAACTACTGAAGTGATCCAGCTCACTGAGGCATGTAGTGCAGCTATACTTCAACAATTGCCCGAAAAGAAAAAGGATCCAGGGTGCCCCACTATCATTTGTTCAATAGGGGCACAGAGCTTTGACAAGGCCCTATGTGATCTGGGTGCCAGTGTCAGTGTAATGCCTAAGGCAGTATTTGATCAGCTCAACCACTCAGTGTTGACTCCAACACCTATGCAGTTGCAGTTGGCCGATTCTTTGGTATGA